One Micromonospora sp. FIMYZ51 genomic window carries:
- a CDS encoding MurT ligase domain-containing protein, which yields MPLRAKVATSVSRTAAALSRAAGRGDGSVIGGWLGLKIDPDLLAHLSAGRAIALISGTNGKTTTTRLAAAAVSALGRVATNSFGANMPTGHTSALAKAGSTPYAVLEVDEHYLAQVIEATEPHVVALLNLSRDQLDRAKEVAMMAQLWRAALVRHPDIRIVANADDPMVVWAATPPAAHDQRITPPHVTWFSAGQRWHDDSWVCPECGSTIQRSGEQWWCTGCPLRRPDPQWTVDDEGVLDPTGAWYKVKLQLPGKVNVGNAATALAVAAEFGVRPFDAVPRLADVTSVAGRYAQVVRDGRTVRLLLAKNPASWLEAFDMADEAPTLLSINARDPDGLDTSWLFDVDFAPLRGRQVLITGDRAYDLAVRLDVNDVPFQHVRTFDDAVRAVPPGRLEVIANYTAFQDIRAELDRVN from the coding sequence ATGCCCCTGCGGGCGAAGGTGGCCACCTCCGTGTCACGGACCGCCGCGGCACTGTCCCGGGCCGCGGGCCGTGGCGACGGCTCGGTGATCGGCGGATGGCTCGGCCTCAAGATCGATCCAGACCTGCTTGCCCACCTCTCCGCCGGCCGGGCCATCGCGCTGATCTCCGGCACCAACGGCAAGACCACCACCACCCGACTGGCCGCCGCCGCGGTCAGCGCCCTCGGCCGGGTCGCCACCAACTCGTTCGGCGCCAACATGCCCACCGGGCACACCTCCGCGCTGGCCAAGGCCGGCAGCACCCCGTACGCCGTGCTGGAGGTCGACGAGCACTACCTCGCGCAGGTGATCGAGGCGACCGAGCCACACGTGGTGGCGCTGCTCAACCTCTCCCGCGACCAGCTGGACCGGGCCAAGGAGGTCGCCATGATGGCGCAGCTCTGGCGCGCGGCGCTGGTCCGCCACCCGGACATCCGCATCGTCGCCAACGCCGACGACCCGATGGTGGTCTGGGCGGCCACCCCACCGGCCGCGCACGACCAGCGGATCACCCCGCCGCACGTCACCTGGTTCTCCGCCGGCCAGCGCTGGCACGACGACTCCTGGGTCTGCCCCGAGTGCGGCTCGACCATCCAGCGCTCCGGCGAGCAGTGGTGGTGCACCGGCTGCCCGCTGCGCCGGCCCGACCCGCAGTGGACCGTGGACGACGAGGGCGTGCTCGACCCGACCGGCGCCTGGTACAAGGTCAAGCTCCAGCTTCCCGGCAAGGTCAACGTCGGCAACGCGGCCACCGCGCTGGCGGTCGCCGCCGAGTTCGGCGTACGCCCGTTCGACGCGGTCCCCCGCCTCGCCGACGTCACCTCGGTCGCCGGCCGGTACGCGCAGGTGGTGCGGGACGGACGCACCGTCCGGCTACTGCTGGCCAAGAACCCGGCCAGCTGGCTGGAGGCGTTCGACATGGCCGACGAGGCGCCCACCCTGCTCTCCATAAACGCCCGGGACCCCGACGGGCTGGACACCTCCTGGCTGTTCGACGTCGACTTCGCGCCGCTGCGCGGGCGCCAGGTGCTCATCACCGGCGACCGGGCGTACGACCTGGCGGTCCGGTTGGACGTCAACGACGTGCCGTTCCAGCACGTACGCACCTTCGACGATGCCGTCCGGGCGGTGCCTCCGGGCCGCCTGGAGGTCATCGCGAACTACACCGCGTTCCAGGACATCCGAGCGGAGTTGGACCGTGTCAACTGA
- a CDS encoding glutamine amidotransferase — protein MSTESLRIVWIYPDLLSTYGDRGNVLILARRARQRGFRVEVLEVRSDQQLPNTADIYLIGGGEDGPQALGAQRLLADGGLHRAVAQGSVVFGVCAGYQLLGTSFFAKGTQYRGLELLDISSDRGPSRAVGELAGDIDARLGLPPLTGFENHGGRTQLGPGAAPLARVTAGVGNDGVTEGAWRGKLLGTYSHGPALARNPALADLLLRWATGAHQLPPLDDTWADRLRAERRTAVAAAARA, from the coding sequence GTGTCAACTGAGAGCCTGCGCATCGTCTGGATCTACCCCGACCTGCTCTCCACCTACGGCGACCGGGGCAACGTGCTGATCCTGGCCCGGCGGGCGCGCCAGCGCGGTTTCCGGGTCGAGGTGCTGGAGGTCCGCTCCGACCAGCAGCTGCCAAACACCGCCGACATCTACCTGATCGGCGGCGGCGAGGACGGCCCGCAGGCGCTCGGCGCGCAACGGCTGCTCGCCGACGGCGGGCTGCACCGGGCGGTGGCCCAGGGCTCGGTGGTGTTCGGCGTCTGCGCCGGCTACCAGTTGCTCGGCACCTCGTTCTTCGCCAAGGGCACCCAGTACCGCGGGCTGGAACTGCTCGACATCAGCTCGGACCGGGGCCCCAGCCGCGCCGTCGGCGAGCTGGCCGGGGACATCGACGCCCGGCTGGGCCTGCCGCCGCTGACCGGCTTCGAGAACCACGGCGGGCGCACCCAGCTCGGCCCCGGCGCGGCACCACTGGCCCGGGTCACCGCCGGAGTGGGCAACGACGGCGTCACCGAGGGGGCGTGGCGCGGCAAGCTGCTCGGCACGTACTCGCACGGGCCGGCGCTGGCCCGCAACCCGGCACTGGCCGACCTGTTGCTGCGCTGGGCGACCGGCGCGCACCAGCTTCCGCCGCTCGACGACACCTGGGCCGACCGGCTGCGGGCCGAGCGCCGGACCGCGGTGGCGGCTGCCGCCCGGGCATGA
- a CDS encoding VTT domain-containing protein translates to MISAVRRRWVRLVRNPSALRFGMLLFLLAGFGLLLLVGPHPDPAALPRLADRLGSFAPVAAILGGALLLVALVPRTFITLAAGAIFGPLAGAGYALGAALLAAAIGFAVGRLLGREFVAERVRGRLARLDGWFTRQSMLGVMTVRLLPISGFGLVSYGYGTTGARLLPFLAGSVIASVPTAFGYAAIGAAVTSPGNVNWFAAAPASLGFIASAVLIARWWRAERTRAAGTTAPQ, encoded by the coding sequence ATGATCTCCGCCGTCCGGCGGCGCTGGGTTCGCCTGGTCAGGAATCCGTCGGCGCTCCGGTTCGGCATGCTGTTGTTCCTGCTCGCCGGGTTCGGGCTGCTGTTGCTGGTCGGACCGCACCCCGACCCGGCGGCACTGCCCCGGCTGGCCGACCGGTTGGGTTCGTTCGCCCCGGTCGCCGCCATCCTCGGCGGGGCACTGCTGCTGGTGGCGCTGGTGCCGCGTACCTTCATCACGCTCGCCGCCGGGGCGATCTTCGGTCCGCTTGCGGGCGCCGGGTACGCGCTGGGCGCCGCGTTGCTGGCGGCGGCGATCGGCTTCGCCGTGGGCCGGCTGCTCGGGCGGGAGTTCGTCGCCGAACGGGTACGCGGCCGGCTGGCCCGCCTCGACGGCTGGTTCACCCGGCAGAGCATGCTCGGCGTGATGACCGTACGGCTGCTACCCATCTCCGGCTTCGGCCTGGTCAGCTACGGCTACGGCACCACCGGCGCCCGGCTGCTGCCGTTCCTCGCCGGCAGCGTGATCGCCTCCGTCCCCACCGCGTTCGGGTACGCGGCGATCGGTGCCGCCGTCACCTCCCCCGGCAACGTCAACTGGTTCGCCGCCGCCCCGGCGTCACTCGGCTTCATCGCCAGCGCGGTCCTGATCGCCCGCTGGTGGCGCGCCGAACGAACCCGCGCCGCAGGCACGACAGCCCCGCAGTAG
- a CDS encoding winged helix-turn-helix domain-containing protein, protein MAVPLYQQIADDITRQIESGVLKPGDKLPSTRQLCDQYEVSETVIRFVMIQLKARELVYGQPGRGVYVKSRG, encoded by the coding sequence ATGGCTGTGCCGCTGTATCAACAGATTGCCGACGACATCACGCGGCAGATTGAGTCAGGCGTCTTGAAGCCCGGTGACAAGCTGCCCAGCACCCGTCAACTGTGCGACCAGTACGAGGTCAGCGAGACGGTCATTCGCTTTGTGATGATCCAACTGAAGGCGCGAGAGCTGGTGTACGGCCAGCCCGGCCGCGGCGTCTACGTCAAGTCGCGCGGTTAG
- a CDS encoding response regulator transcription factor, protein MSVRVLLVDDQPLVRAGLRVLIADVPDIEVIGEAATGAEAVRLAREIAPDVVLMDLRMPGTDGIQATRAITAAGGPTRVLVLTTFDDDEHVHGALRAGASGFLVKDMALEEILAAIRVVAAGDALLAPGVTRRLIAEFAHRPTSAPRSRSLTGITDREREVLTLVGQGLSNAEIAERLFISTATAKAHVARLFSKLGARDRVHLVIAAYEAGLVGSTGPTER, encoded by the coding sequence GTGAGCGTCCGGGTGTTGCTCGTCGACGATCAGCCGTTGGTCCGGGCCGGGTTGCGGGTGCTGATCGCCGACGTGCCGGACATCGAGGTGATCGGGGAGGCCGCCACCGGCGCCGAGGCGGTCCGCCTGGCCCGCGAGATCGCGCCCGACGTGGTGTTGATGGACCTGCGGATGCCCGGCACGGACGGCATCCAGGCCACCCGGGCGATCACCGCGGCGGGCGGACCGACCCGGGTGCTGGTGCTCACCACGTTCGACGATGACGAGCACGTGCACGGCGCGCTGCGTGCCGGGGCGAGCGGCTTCCTGGTCAAGGACATGGCGCTGGAGGAGATCCTCGCCGCGATCCGGGTGGTCGCCGCCGGAGACGCGCTGCTCGCCCCGGGGGTGACCCGCCGGCTCATCGCCGAGTTCGCCCACCGACCGACCTCGGCACCCCGGTCGCGGTCCCTGACCGGGATCACCGACCGGGAGCGGGAGGTGCTCACCCTGGTCGGCCAGGGCCTGTCCAACGCCGAGATCGCCGAGCGGCTCTTCATCAGTACGGCGACCGCGAAGGCGCACGTGGCCCGGCTGTTCAGCAAGCTCGGTGCCCGGGACCGGGTACACCTGGTCATCGCCGCCTACGAGGCCGGCCTGGTCGGCAGCACCGGCCCCACGGAACGCTGA
- a CDS encoding histidine kinase, protein MENPASLRRRTALSAVRAVLVWAGVAVLPLLWALAPVVSTSGGGIGVVGWWLPERYLVPLLIVALPAALLRRRPLTGLGLMLAGALWTSITVHGWSQDYHTILFNVQFLAVDAALGVVAANRSRRVSGLAAAVVLVAQLLAPFVNGLVDGVDQAALSVLTVATAWALGNSVRARREQAAALRAHTAAEAVTAERLRIARELHDVVAHSIGVIAIQAGVGARVIDTQPAQARAALSTIEATSRDTLAELRRTLGALRRGVGESAPLDPTPGLADLDRLVAAAADAGVRVELRRYGDRPVPPEVGLAGFRIVQEGLTNVVRHAGVDACRVSVECDDDEVTVEVTDDGRGGSVGGDGHGLIGMRERVLALGGRFQAGPRPEGGFRVTARLPLPAPPVSDRPPVSDRPPVSDPPPVSDRPTDGDRPTDDDRPVGGDQLGAGVRP, encoded by the coding sequence GTGGAGAATCCCGCCTCGCTCCGGCGCCGGACCGCCCTGTCGGCGGTGCGGGCGGTGTTGGTCTGGGCCGGGGTGGCCGTCCTGCCGCTGCTCTGGGCGCTGGCACCGGTCGTGTCGACAAGCGGCGGCGGGATCGGCGTGGTGGGCTGGTGGTTGCCCGAGCGGTACCTGGTGCCGCTGCTGATCGTGGCCCTGCCGGCGGCGTTGCTGCGCCGCCGGCCGCTGACCGGCCTGGGGCTGATGCTCGCCGGAGCGCTCTGGACCAGCATTACCGTGCACGGTTGGAGCCAGGACTACCACACCATCCTGTTCAACGTGCAGTTCCTCGCCGTCGACGCGGCGCTCGGCGTGGTCGCCGCGAACCGTTCCCGCCGGGTGTCCGGGCTCGCCGCCGCCGTGGTGCTGGTGGCCCAGCTCCTCGCGCCCTTCGTCAACGGTTTGGTCGACGGCGTCGACCAGGCCGCGCTCTCCGTGCTGACGGTCGCGACCGCCTGGGCGCTCGGCAACTCGGTGCGGGCGCGACGGGAGCAGGCCGCCGCACTGCGTGCGCACACCGCCGCTGAGGCGGTCACCGCCGAGCGGCTGCGCATCGCCCGCGAACTGCACGACGTGGTGGCGCACAGCATCGGCGTGATCGCCATCCAGGCGGGCGTGGGGGCCCGGGTGATCGACACCCAGCCGGCACAGGCCCGCGCCGCGTTGAGCACCATCGAGGCGACGAGCCGGGACACCCTGGCCGAGCTGCGGCGTACCCTCGGTGCACTGCGCCGTGGGGTGGGGGAGTCGGCACCGTTGGACCCGACGCCCGGCCTGGCCGACCTGGACCGCCTGGTCGCGGCGGCGGCCGACGCCGGGGTCCGGGTCGAGTTGCGCCGGTACGGCGATCGCCCGGTCCCGCCGGAGGTCGGCCTCGCCGGATTCCGCATCGTCCAGGAAGGGCTCACCAACGTGGTACGCCACGCCGGCGTCGACGCCTGCCGGGTCAGTGTCGAGTGCGACGACGACGAGGTCACCGTGGAGGTGACCGACGACGGCCGGGGTGGCTCGGTCGGCGGCGACGGGCACGGGCTGATCGGCATGCGGGAACGGGTCCTGGCCCTCGGCGGCCGATTCCAGGCCGGCCCGCGACCCGAGGGCGGCTTCCGGGTGACCGCCCGACTGCCGCTGCCCGCGCCGCCCGTCAGCGACCGCCCGCCCGTCAGCGACCGCCCGCCCGTCAGCGACCCCCCGCCCGTCAGCGACCGGCCGACCGACGGCGACCGTCCGACCGACGATGACCGGCCGGTTGGCGGGGATCAGTTGGGTGCGGGGGTGCGGCCGTGA
- a CDS encoding ATP-binding cassette domain-containing protein has product MIELQALTRRYGRTTAVDELTLTVRPGHVTGFLGPNGAGKSTTLRMILGLTTPTSGTATVGGVRFRDLPRGLRHAGALLDAGDVHGGRSARAHLASLARSNGIGIGRVDEVLGQVGLDRAAGRRVGGFSLGMRQRLGIAAALLGDPPVLLFDEPFNGLDPEGVRWVRGLFRRLAAEGRTVFVSSHLMGEMAHCADQLVVIGRGRLIAEESLADFAARAGRSEVVVRTPEPTSLGTALTAEGATVRSAPDQTLAVTGLAAERIGDLALGLRIPLYQLTTRTAALEEAFMALTAADVEYATGEQR; this is encoded by the coding sequence ATGATCGAACTCCAGGCCCTGACCAGGCGGTACGGCCGCACCACCGCCGTCGACGAGCTGACCCTGACCGTGCGGCCCGGTCACGTCACCGGCTTCCTCGGCCCCAACGGCGCCGGCAAGTCCACCACCCTGCGCATGATCCTCGGGCTGACCACACCGACCAGCGGCACCGCCACGGTCGGCGGCGTCCGGTTCCGGGACCTGCCCCGGGGGCTACGGCACGCCGGCGCGCTGCTCGACGCCGGGGACGTGCACGGTGGGCGCAGTGCCCGCGCCCATCTGGCCAGCCTGGCCCGCAGCAACGGCATCGGAATCGGGCGGGTCGACGAGGTACTGGGCCAGGTCGGCCTGGACCGTGCCGCCGGCCGCCGGGTCGGCGGGTTCTCGCTCGGCATGCGGCAGCGCCTCGGCATCGCCGCCGCGCTGCTCGGTGACCCGCCCGTGCTGCTCTTCGACGAGCCGTTCAACGGGCTGGATCCGGAGGGGGTGCGCTGGGTACGGGGACTGTTCCGGCGGCTCGCCGCCGAGGGCCGAACCGTCTTCGTCTCCAGTCACCTGATGGGCGAGATGGCGCACTGCGCCGACCAACTCGTGGTCATCGGCCGAGGTCGGCTGATCGCCGAGGAGTCCCTGGCCGACTTCGCCGCCCGCGCCGGCCGGTCGGAGGTGGTGGTCCGTACCCCCGAACCGACGTCGCTCGGGACCGCGCTGACCGCCGAGGGCGCGACCGTGCGGTCCGCTCCGGACCAGACCCTCGCCGTGACCGGCCTGGCCGCCGAACGGATCGGCGACCTGGCCCTGGGCCTGCGAATCCCGCTGTACCAGCTGACCACCCGTACCGCCGCACTGGAGGAGGCATTCATGGCACTCACCGCCGCCGACGTCGAATACGCCACCGGGGAGCAGCGATGA